Sequence from the Magnetococcales bacterium genome:
CAGCGCGGGAAGCGGGATTGCGGTACGAGAAGGATGCAAAATCCGGGATTGGGTTGGACGATTTGCTGCAAGAGGCGGCTTCCCGTGATGGAGCGTCATTGCCATTGGCATCGTTCACCCTGGAAGAGTTATGGAATCACCGGACGGAGAAAGGGTTGTTGACCCATGCGGCCTATGAAGAGATGGGAAGATTGGAAGGATCGCTGGGCCGGAAAGCGGAAGAGGTGTTTGGGGAACTGAGAAAGGAGGATCAAGGCTCCTTTGCTGGTGTGATGCGCCAATTGGTGACGGTTGGACATATGGAGGGAGGGAAAGCGACGGCGCGGACAGTTTCGTTGGTTCAGTTTGAGGATGGGACCGCTTTGCGGAGGGTGGTGGATGCGTTTTTATCGCCGAAAGCGCGTTTGTTGGTAGCGGATGGGGATGGCGCGGGTGCGCAGGTTCGTGTGGTGCATGAAGCGTTGTTGAACCATTGGCCGAGGGCAGCGCAACAAATAGAGCAGGATTATCGTGATTTGCAGTTACGTGGACGGTTGGAACAATCGGCGGAGCGATGGCGTTTGGCGGATAAGAAAGACCGGAAGAGCCTATTGTTGCCGTCTGGATTACCATTGCAGGAAGGTCGTGGCCTGCTGAAGCGTTGGTCCAATGGCGAACTGGAGCCTGGGATTGTTGATTATGTGAAGGCGTCGGTTTCGGCGCATAAGTGGCGACGTCGGAAGCAGAGCTTCGCGGGTTTTTTGCTGATTTTATCCCTTCCGGTGGGATATGGGGTGTTCTGGGGGGTGAAAACCTACCTTGGGGTACAGGAGGTGGAGAAGGAGATGGCATTTGCATCAATTCCCAAGGGTTGTTATCAGATGGGCAGTCCGGAAACCGAGTTGGATCGTGGTGATGATGAAAAGCAGCACGAGGTTTGCGTGAAAGGGTTTAGTTTAGGCAAATATGAGGTGACGCAATGGGAGTGGGAACAGGTGATGCACGGGAATCCCTCCTCATTTAAGAGTGACAAAAAGCCCGTTGAGATGGTGAGTTGGTTTGAGGCAATGGATTTTGCGAAGTATATGAGCTGGTTTGGCCAGCACCGATACCGTTTGCCGAGTGAAGCGGAGTGGGAATATGCGGCGCGGGGTGGCGCGGACTTTTCGAGGTATTGGGGGGATGGAGAGAAAGAAGCATGCCAATATGCCAATGTTCTGGATCTGGACCTGAAAGCCAAGCAGGGCAAAGCCGCCGGTTCCTGGTTCGAGTGCAGTGATGGGCACATCACCACGGCCCCTGTTGGGAGTTTCAAGCCGAATGGCTTTGGTTTGCACGACACGCTGGGAAATGTGTGGGAATGGACATGCTCGGCCTATGCCAAGGAATACGACGGATCGGAGAAGAATTGTGCCAAGGCGGAGGATATTGGCTCCTACCGGGTCAATCGGGGCGGTGGCTGGGGCCGCAACCCGGCCAACGTCCGCTCCGCCTTTCGCTTCGACAACGGTCCGGGCGATCGCTACGACGCTCTGGGCTTCCGCCTTGCCAGGACTGACCCTTGACGCTTTAATCCTTTTACCCTTTTACCGCCTTTTCCTGGCTGTAAGAGGCTTGACGAGGAGCGGAACCGGGTTGGCCAGCGAGCGATGTTCAGCGAGCCAGCCAATCCGGTGGAGCGGAGCGGCAAGCCGACTGGGAGGGGGTCCAGGGGGGCTCCCCTGGTGGGTTCCAAGGGCGAAGCCTTGGTCGCGAAATTTTTTTGAGGTGGTCAATTCCGGTGAATGTCAAAATTTTTACGTTAAAATTCAATAAATTATCCGGATCCTTCGATGATGTCGAAGTGCGCCAGTTCCTGGCGGACAAGGAGGTGCAATCTATCCAGGACCACGCCTTTGCTTATCAGGGTATGCCCTATCTGACCTTGATCATCGTCTATAACCATATCGGCGGCAACGAACATCCCGTGCTAACCGGAAAGAATCATGCGAATGAACGGGATGAAAATTGGCGCAAGGTGTTGCAGGAAACGGATATTCCCCTGTTCAACACCCTGCGGGAGTGGCGCTCTCACAAGGCCAGAGAAGAGGGTGTCCCCACCTACTTCGTTTGTACCAACAAACAGTTGGCCGACATTGCCCACACCCGCCCCACTAGTATGACCGCTCTGGCCAAGGTGGACGGCTTCGGCCAGGGTCGACTGAAAAAATACGGCCAGGAGATCCTTGCCATCCTGAGTAAGAAGGTTGGCACGGAACTTTCCGCAGAAGAGGAGAAAATTATGCCGCCTTTTGAAAGCCCTAATAATGAATCCATATGAAGACCTGCCGGTTTTTGTCAAGTGGATGGAATTCCTCAAGTGGCTGCTCCCCGCCACCGAGAAATTCCCCCGTCGAGTCCGCTTCACCTTCGCCAACCGCATCGACACCCTCGCTCTTGATGTAGTAGAAGATCTGGTGGAAGCTCGCTATAGTAGAGACAAACTGGAGATCCTTAAACGAGCCAACCTGCGCCTGGAAAAAATCCGAGTACTCCTGCGTCTTTGTCACCAGGAGCAGTTTCTCTCCCACGACGCCTTTGAGTTCGCCATTCGAGGCGTGAACGAAACCGGACGCATGCTGGGGGGATGGATGAAGCAACAAGCTCATCATAAGACTGGAGAGCCATAAGATGACAACACTCACGATCGACCTTCTGGAAACGGTCTCCTCTGCTTTGTGGCGCACTCTAGACGATCTGATTCGGGGAATAGGCCTGACTGCGGCGGCCACTTGGTGCAGCCAGGGCCGCATCTCCCAAAAAATCACCGCCCGCTTTGCTGGGCTGGACCGGATCGATTTTTTGCTTGCCCTGAGCAGAATGGATATCGACTCCTTCCAGATGGATTCCCAGGATTTAGACCGGGAACTCTCCCGTGGCTGAAACCGCCATCATCAACGCATCGCCTCTCATTTCCCCTGGCCGCGCCGGTCGCCGAACTGGCCATCTTTTCGACGCCATCGTCTCCTTTGCCAACCTCTGGCAAGCCGCCCACAAGGCATGGAGAGGGAAAAAGGACAAAGTGCGCATTGCCGATTTCTACTTCAACCTGGAACCGGAACTCCTGCTCCTCCAACACGAACTGATCTCCGGCCGATACCAGCCTAGACCCTACCACGTCTTTACCGTGACCGATCCCAAACGCCGGGAGATCGCTGCCGCCGACTTTCGCGACCGGGTGGTGCATCACGCCATCATCCAGATCCTGGAACCTCTTTTCGAGCGTCGGCTGATCTTCGACACCTACGCCTGTCGATTGGGCAAGGGCGCCCACGCCGCCGTGCAGCGGGCACAGACCTTTGCTAGACGTCACCCCTTTTTTCTCAAGTGCGACGTCCGGAAATATTTCCAGAGCGTGGACCACGCTATTCTCAACACCCTGCTGGCCCGCATCATCAAAGACCCTCTGGTACTCGACTTGCTGGCCCGCATCATCGCCCACCCCGTGCCCGGCCATGCCACCGGCAAGGGCATCCCTATCGGCAATCTGACCAGCCAGCACTTCGCCAACCTCTACCTGGGCGAACTGGACCACTTCCTCAAGGAGCGGATGGGGATACCGAGCTACCTCCGCTACATGGACGATTTTCTCTGCTTTGGAGAGAGCCGATCCTTTCTGCACGGGATGCATGAGACCGTCCGGCAATTCCTGGCCGATCACCTAGCTCTGGAACTAAAGGAAACCGCCACCCTCCTGACGCCTACCAGTGAAGGCATTCCTTTTCTGGGCTTCCAGTTGTTCCCTGCCACCATCCGCTTGCCGCACCGGGGGATGGCTCGTTTCCGGCATAACCTTGCCGCCAGAACGCGAGCCTTTCAGAAGGGCGAGATCCATGAAAGGTTGCTTTCCCTCTCCATCGGCAGCATGATTGGTCACATGGTCCACGCTGATACCCTGGCCTTGCGTCGCCAACTCTTTTCGGCAGTGGTGGATCTGGGATGACGGCCCAAAAGGCTCCAACCGGGTCAATCGGGGCGGCAGCTGGAACAACAACCCGGCCAACGTCCGCTCCGCCAATCGCAACAACAACGATCCGGGCAATCGCAACAACAATCTGGGCTTCCGCCTTGCCAGTACAACCCATTCGCCAGATAGGGCCGGTTCACGGATCGTCCCTCCGTGCACAAGGTTTGTCCAAGCCGTCATCCCGCGCCGGTGCGGGTCACCGGACGAAGAAAAAGGATCCCTGGCGTCTGGTAGGCCTGAGCAGGTTCGAAGGCCGCCGGGGACCGCTTCTCACCAACCCTATTATCGGCAACCACCGTTAGATCTTGCAATAATGTTTGTGTTTTACGTGATTCCCTTCTCGGGTCGAGCTAGACGACCGTGGACTCAACTTGCAAACCCGGGGGTCCCGGAGGAGCTGTTTTTGGAACGGACCAAGGGGATGGTAGGAACGGAGCGATTCCGCCGGCCTCTTCCTGACCATCACCGGGTCGCCAACCCGGATTCCTGGATCGGCGACCACTTCGACCATC
This genomic interval carries:
- a CDS encoding HRDC domain-containing protein — protein: MNVKIFTLKFNKLSGSFDDVEVRQFLADKEVQSIQDHAFAYQGMPYLTLIIVYNHIGGNEHPVLTGKNHANERDENWRKVLQETDIPLFNTLREWRSHKAREEGVPTYFVCTNKQLADIAHTRPTSMTALAKVDGFGQGRLKKYGQEILAILSKKVGTELSAEEEKIMPPFESPNNESI
- a CDS encoding SUMF1/EgtB/PvdO family nonheme iron enzyme translates to MVTWSTLIPWPCVANSFRQWWIWDDGPKGSNRVNRGGSWNNNPANVRSANRNNNDPGNRNNNLGFRLASTTHSPDRAGSRIVPPCTRFVQAVIPRRCGSPDEEKGSLASGRPEQVRRPPGTASHQPYYRQPPLDLAIMFVFYVIPFSGRARRPWTQLANPGVPEELFLERTKGMVGTERFRRPLPDHHRVANPDSWIGDHFDHPAGGWLSVTCHLPSGSPSRLRKLGLPADRASWTSSRWPGKRPGDRYR
- the avd gene encoding diversity-generating retroelement protein Avd, which encodes MNPYEDLPVFVKWMEFLKWLLPATEKFPRRVRFTFANRIDTLALDVVEDLVEARYSRDKLEILKRANLRLEKIRVLLRLCHQEQFLSHDAFEFAIRGVNETGRMLGGWMKQQAHHKTGEP
- a CDS encoding RNA-dependent DNA polymerase, yielding MSPGRAGRRTGHLFDAIVSFANLWQAAHKAWRGKKDKVRIADFYFNLEPELLLLQHELISGRYQPRPYHVFTVTDPKRREIAAADFRDRVVHHAIIQILEPLFERRLIFDTYACRLGKGAHAAVQRAQTFARRHPFFLKCDVRKYFQSVDHAILNTLLARIIKDPLVLDLLARIIAHPVPGHATGKGIPIGNLTSQHFANLYLGELDHFLKERMGIPSYLRYMDDFLCFGESRSFLHGMHETVRQFLADHLALELKETATLLTPTSEGIPFLGFQLFPATIRLPHRGMARFRHNLAARTRAFQKGEIHERLLSLSIGSMIGHMVHADTLALRRQLFSAVVDLG
- a CDS encoding SUMF1/EgtB/PvdO family nonheme iron enzyme translates to MRDALAAQAARGCAFLLVFGASGSGKSSLVKAGLLADLKIPGMMEKVGLVRHAIVRPTDDEDLNAVLAKGFLSSNALPELTLLQYDQETLTKLLRAAPEQVVLPIRQGLARAGEEAKLIKSNDAQARLLLIVDQLEELFTQVKLDQPEREDFVKVLKALAESGLVWVIATMRSDFFDRLATLPELGQLSEEKGRYLLYPPAPSAIGQIIRQPAREAGLRYEKDAKSGIGLDDLLQEAASRDGASLPLASFTLEELWNHRTEKGLLTHAAYEEMGRLEGSLGRKAEEVFGELRKEDQGSFAGVMRQLVTVGHMEGGKATARTVSLVQFEDGTALRRVVDAFLSPKARLLVADGDGAGAQVRVVHEALLNHWPRAAQQIEQDYRDLQLRGRLEQSAERWRLADKKDRKSLLLPSGLPLQEGRGLLKRWSNGELEPGIVDYVKASVSAHKWRRRKQSFAGFLLILSLPVGYGVFWGVKTYLGVQEVEKEMAFASIPKGCYQMGSPETELDRGDDEKQHEVCVKGFSLGKYEVTQWEWEQVMHGNPSSFKSDKKPVEMVSWFEAMDFAKYMSWFGQHRYRLPSEAEWEYAARGGADFSRYWGDGEKEACQYANVLDLDLKAKQGKAAGSWFECSDGHITTAPVGSFKPNGFGLHDTLGNVWEWTCSAYAKEYDGSEKNCAKAEDIGSYRVNRGGGWGRNPANVRSAFRFDNGPGDRYDALGFRLARTDP
- a CDS encoding UPF0175 family protein, translated to MTTLTIDLLETVSSALWRTLDDLIRGIGLTAAATWCSQGRISQKITARFAGLDRIDFLLALSRMDIDSFQMDSQDLDRELSRG